A stretch of Comamonadaceae bacterium M7527 DNA encodes these proteins:
- a CDS encoding 3-hydroxybutyryl-CoA dehydrogenase: MNDIQRIGIIGAGTMGNGIAQACATCGIDVVMVDISQAAVDKGLATVAGSLDRLIKKEKATEADKTAALARIKASTQYADLHDCNLVIEAATENEALKVKILQQLDAELPPSALIASNTSSISITKLAAATKRPEQFIGMHFFNPVPMMALVEIIRGLQTSDATHDAVKALSERLGKTPITVKNAPGFVVNRILVPMINEAFFVLAEGLATPEDIDAGMKLGCNHPIGPLALADMIGLDVCLAVMNVYVEEYNDGKYRPCPLLKEMVAAGYLGRKTGRGVYSY; this comes from the coding sequence ATGAACGATATTCAACGCATTGGCATTATTGGCGCCGGCACCATGGGCAACGGCATTGCACAAGCCTGCGCCACCTGCGGTATTGACGTGGTGATGGTAGACATCAGCCAAGCAGCGGTAGACAAGGGCCTGGCCACTGTGGCGGGCAGCCTGGACCGCTTGATTAAAAAAGAAAAAGCCACCGAAGCCGACAAAACTGCCGCCTTGGCGCGCATTAAAGCCAGCACCCAGTACGCCGACTTGCACGACTGCAACCTGGTGATAGAGGCCGCCACTGAAAACGAGGCGCTTAAGGTCAAAATTTTGCAGCAACTCGACGCAGAGCTGCCCCCAAGCGCCTTGATCGCCAGCAACACCAGCTCTATCTCCATTACCAAATTGGCAGCAGCCACCAAGCGCCCAGAGCAGTTTATTGGCATGCACTTTTTCAACCCAGTGCCCATGATGGCCCTGGTTGAAATTATTCGCGGCCTGCAAACCAGTGACGCCACGCACGACGCCGTTAAAGCCTTGTCTGAGCGCTTGGGCAAAACGCCCATTACCGTGAAAAACGCACCCGGCTTTGTGGTCAACCGTATTTTGGTGCCCATGATCAACGAGGCATTCTTTGTATTGGCCGAAGGCTTGGCCACCCCTGAAGACATTGATGCCGGCATGAAGCTGGGCTGCAACCACCCCATTGGCCCACTGGCCTTGGCAGACATGATTGGCCTGGACGTGTGCTTGGCGGTGATGAACGTATACGTGGAAGAGTACAACGACGGCAAATACCGCCCATGCCCGCTGCTGAAAGAAATGGTGGCTGCAGGCTACTTGGGCCGCAAAACCGGACGCGGCGTTTACAGCTACTAA